The Saprospiraceae bacterium genome includes the window AATGCCACTCCTTATCATTATTGTTACGTTTCGTAAACCAATTAACACTTAACATAGTCTTCTTAAAAAATATTGTAAATTGGCACCTTCCGAAGAATACCTCAGCTATTTTATACTATACAAACCTTCTATTTTTTAGATTTTTCCTAAACGTGGTAATCGTTCATATACCTTTCAGTTATTTCAAAAGACAAGCTTCTTTTGGATAGAATCCCATAACATTAAGTGCTGCTTTAATTTCTTAATGTCAAACGCTTTAAATTCGCTTATGAAAAGATTGATTTTTTTACTAACCTTTTTAGTCTTTATTGGCTTAAGTTTTTCCCTTTCTGCACAAAGGACTTGTGCTACTATGGATCATTTTGAACAAGAGCAAAGAGATCATCCCAATCGATTGCTTAAAATACAAGAAATTGAAAGACATACCCAAAAGGTCTTACAAGGAGGTGCTCGCGCAGTGGAAGGAGTGATTACGATCCCTGTTGTATTCCATATTGTATACAATACCGCTTCCGAAAATATTAGCGTTGCACAGGTTCAAAGTCAATTGGACGTGTTGAATGAAGACTTTAGAAGATTAAATGCTGACAGGAACAATACGCCTCCTGATTTTCTGGGCGTAGCAGCGGATGTTGAAATTCAGTTCTGCCTGGCAACAGTCGATCCTACTGGCAATGCTACAAATGGAATTACGAGAACCCAAACCAATTCAACTTCATTTGGCACCAACGACCAGGTAAAATTCAACTCGTCTGGCGGAAAAGATGCCTGGCCTGCCAGCCAGTACCTGAATTTTTGGGTTTGTGATATTTCAGGTAATATTTTAGGTTACGCTCAGTTTCCTGGGGGACCGGCGTCTACGGATGGCGTCGTTATTGACTATGCTTATTTCGGTACCATCGGCACTGCTACAGCGCCTTTTGACCTAGGCCGAACTGCCACCCACGAAGTCGGACACTGGCTAAACCTTCGGCATATCTGGGGTGATGGCGGTTGTGGTGTGGATGACTTTGTGGCTGATACGCCAACTGCAGGCGGAGCCAACTATACGGGAAGCCCTTGTACCTACCCTGGCCCGAATAGCTGCAATCAAGGCGCTAATGATCTGCCAGATATGTTCCAAAACTATATGGATTATTCCGATGACGGTTGCATGAATCTATTTACAAGCGGTCAAACAGCAAGAATGCGAGCCCTTTTTGAGCCAGGAGGAAGCCGCGAAAGTTTGCTGACCTCCAACGGGTGCGGCACACCGGTACCTGCCACCTGTGAAGATGGCATCCAAAATGGCGATGAAACAGGGGTAGACTGTGGTGGTAGTAATTGCGCACCATGTAGCTGCCCTCAAAGCCCACTAACCTTAACGATCAAACTTGACAACTATCCAGAAGAAACAAGCTGGCGCATTACCAATGCCAACAATGCTATCGTCGCTTCTGGGGGCACCTATGGTGCTCAGCCAGATGGATCAACAGTGACCGAAACCATTAACCTCGCTGCGGGTGACTATACATTTACCATAAGTGATTCCTATAGCGATGGCATTTGCTGCTTATATGGAAACGGTAGTTATACCTTAGCCGATGCCAATGGTGCCGTTGTGGTGACCGGAGGATCATTTGGCGCCTCAGAAAGTACTATCTTTTGTGCTAGCGAGGCTGGCACTACGCCAACCTGTACCGATGGCATCCAAAATGGTCAAGAGACGGGCGTCGACTGCGGTGGCCCGGATTGCCCTACTTGCCCCACCGAACCAACTTGCTCCGATGGCATCCAAAATGGCCAGGAGACTGGTGTCGACTGCGGTGGACCTGATTGTCCCTCCTGCCCTACCGAACCTACTTGCTCCGATGGCATCCAAAATGGCCAAGAGACAGGCATTGATTGCGGTGGCCCTGATTGTCCTGCTTGTGATCCTGGTGGCTGTACGACCGTCACGCTTGAGAGCAATGACTTTGAAAGTGGTTGGGGACTCTGGAATGATGGTGGTTCGGACGCTCGCTTAAGTGCCTCAGACCAGGCTTTTGCCAATAGTGGTATTTATTGCGTTCGATTGCGGGACAATACGAGTTCTTCTACCATGTATACTAACAACCTGGATTTAACTGCTTTTGAAGAAATAACGATAGATTTCTCCTATTATGCCAGAAGTATGGATAATCCAACGGAAGGCTTTCTACTTGAAATTTCTTTAAATGGTGGTGCTTCATACACGGCTGTGGAAGAATGGAATTTAGGAGATGAATTCCAAAACAACCAGCGAAAATTTGATCAGGTAGTTATCCCTGGCCCATTTTCAGCCAACACCATTGTGCGATTGCGTTGTGATGCCTCATCGAATTCTGATTATGTTTATATCGATGACGTTACCCTATCCGGTTGTCAAAGCGGCGCCAGGGTGGCAGCAGAAGACCTTAGAGGTGGACAACAAACGGTGGCACCTAGTCTGCAAAATGTATTGGATGTGACTTTCTCGAACGTCAATCTCTTCCCCAACCCAAGCAAAGGGGAATTGACCTTGAGTTTCGATATGGTAAAAAATGCTACCGTACAAGTAATCCTCACGGATTTATCCGGGAAGGTCATGAGCCAAGCGCAAATAACGCTAGCTACCGGACCACAACGCAAGGAAATGGATACCAGTAAATTACCCGCCGGTATTTATTTTATGCATTTGGTTACAAAAGAAGAACGCATTGCGAAGAAATTTGTGGTGATTAAATAGTCTTCACCAATTGAAAACGGAAAGCGGAAAGCGGAAAAATGACATGTTTTCCTTTTCCAGCTTCCGAGATTTACGCAGCCAGTATGGAGTGAAATGCTTCAAACTGGCTGCGTTTTTTTTAATCTACTTTTTACGAGTTGACGAGTTATCTAAAATAAAATGCAGATTATACAAAAATAACACACTATCAATTCTTACTTATATATATTTTTTATATTTTTGCGATTGCCTCATTCAAATACTGCTGTTCATTCCTTTCCCAATTTGGTTTAGGAAAAAGAGTCTCATCTTAAGCATAAAAATCAAATTCCCTAAGGGGGTCTTATATCAGTTAACAGCCATATCCACATGATGGATAGCTGTATCGTAAAAGGCTTTTCAGTAGA containing:
- a CDS encoding M43 family zinc metalloprotease, with the translated sequence MKRLIFLLTFLVFIGLSFSLSAQRTCATMDHFEQEQRDHPNRLLKIQEIERHTQKVLQGGARAVEGVITIPVVFHIVYNTASENISVAQVQSQLDVLNEDFRRLNADRNNTPPDFLGVAADVEIQFCLATVDPTGNATNGITRTQTNSTSFGTNDQVKFNSSGGKDAWPASQYLNFWVCDISGNILGYAQFPGGPASTDGVVIDYAYFGTIGTATAPFDLGRTATHEVGHWLNLRHIWGDGGCGVDDFVADTPTAGGANYTGSPCTYPGPNSCNQGANDLPDMFQNYMDYSDDGCMNLFTSGQTARMRALFEPGGSRESLLTSNGCGTPVPATCEDGIQNGDETGVDCGGSNCAPCSCPQSPLTLTIKLDNYPEETSWRITNANNAIVASGGTYGAQPDGSTVTETINLAAGDYTFTISDSYSDGICCLYGNGSYTLADANGAVVVTGGSFGASESTIFCASEAGTTPTCTDGIQNGQETGVDCGGPDCPTCPTEPTCSDGIQNGQETGVDCGGPDCPSCPTEPTCSDGIQNGQETGIDCGGPDCPACDPGGCTTVTLESNDFESGWGLWNDGGSDARLSASDQAFANSGIYCVRLRDNTSSSTMYTNNLDLTAFEEITIDFSYYARSMDNPTEGFLLEISLNGGASYTAVEEWNLGDEFQNNQRKFDQVVIPGPFSANTIVRLRCDASSNSDYVYIDDVTLSGCQSGARVAAEDLRGGQQTVAPSLQNVLDVTFSNVNLFPNPSKGELTLSFDMVKNATVQVILTDLSGKVMSQAQITLATGPQRKEMDTSKLPAGIYFMHLVTKEERIAKKFVVIK